The genomic DNA TAACTAACTTTCATAATTTTAGAAGAAGGGTTTTACTAAATTGGTATTTCTGTTGTTAATTTAACATATCTAGTCTGGGAGAGCCATAAAAAATAATGATTGAAGGCTAAAACCACAAAAAAATAGCCAGGTAATATCGAATAGGTTGGAGAAATTCACAATATTATCGATAATAATATCCAACCACGTCTTTTTTTTTCAGGTTTTTCCATCGTAAGAGTATTATCCACAAGTTAAGTGTTTACACGTAGAATAACATTGAAAATTCGCCTCTAAATTAAAGATTACACAAAATTTTGAGCCTTCTCCAACTTGGGAAGACACGCTTACACTAGCCTGGTAACAATCTGCAACATACTTAACTGTACGCAAGCCCAAACCTACAGGAGTCACATGAGATTCAGTACCATTAAGCATAAAGGAACTAGCAGACTGGCTAATCCGTTCATATGGTTTACGAGAACGTTTTGTGTCCAAATCGCCCGTTGCTTGTAAAGATTTCTGTTGGGTAAAGCGCTTCCCGTTCGCTGCAAAAATATCCACAGTGGGGAGTACTTCTGGTGAGATAATAGAAAAAGAATCTCCCAGAGAAATTCCTCCCAAATCAACATTCAACTGCTGTAACTGTATTGAGGTCATACCCACACCAGTATCTTGAACCGTCAAGCGGAGGAAACCAGCTACTTGGACATCAAGCTTGATAGTAACAAAACCGCCCCACTGGGTATACTTAAAAGCATTAACAACCAAGTTACAAACCATCCGCCAAAGATGGTTATAGTTTGCGTATATGCATATATCAACGGCTTCAGGCTCAACCAATAGGGTAAAGTTGATATACTGCGCGATCGCATAGTCGAGAAACTGAGCATGGATAGAATATAAAAGTTGAGAAATATTGATAGATTCAATCTTCCTACCTGATAACAAGCTTAACTCACTCTTCAACTCGGCAAGAATACCCAAAGCAGTGGTAATAGTAGAGCAGGAAGTATCTAGTACAGAATGTAACTGCTCAGGACTATGACTATAATTACCCGCCTTTGCCAAACCCAAGACAAAGTTAACTGCCTTCAAAGGGTGGTAAACATCATGGGACAAAATCTCTAAATACTGGGGAAGCTTTCGGAGGTAATCAGTATGCCTGCAAAGACATAAATCCACCCGCCGCAAAAGTTCAAATGGTGTAAAAGGATACACTAAAAAATCATCAAAGTCAGAAGCACAATTCAAATCATCTGCTGATTGCACAACCTTGATAACTGGCTTACCAGGACAATAAACAGTCGCTAATTTAAAAGTGGCATTCACTATCAAGTCTATATTTTCCAAAGTATTGGGAATAGTAGACTTAGTAATCACCACATAACTTGGCTGCTGCAAGCTATCAACAATCCTTGCAACAATTTGATTGCGCCTCCTGCCAATTACCAGAATTTTATACAGCACAAAAACTATATACAAACACTGCTGCAACTATCAAAACATCACACAGTCAGTAGTTACCTCAGAAATAACACTAAAATAAGCTATAAATTAGAGTTAATTAAAAGTTTAAGATTCTCCTGTTTCTTTAATTTTATATGAATATTAAAAAATAATTAAATGAATAGCTAATTGTTTATGAATATTATTAAGTTTTAGCACTGATTTCAAAAGAATGATATAAGTAGTGTTACGTACATAAAAAAATATATTTAGAATATGAAACATATAAAAACTGTCCTAGTTGAAGACCATCATATATTCAGACTAGGTTTAAAAGCTGTATTAGAAGGAACGAACCAAATTAAGGTTTGTGGGGAAACAGGATACGGAAAAGAAGCCCTAAGTATAATTAAAAATACAGATCCAGATGTAGTAATTGTTGATGTAGGGCTACCTGATGTAAGTGGAATAAAAGTAGTTGAACAAATTAGAAATATTTATTTAAATAAAATTAAGATTATCATCGTAACAGCAAACCGAGACAAGAAGGCAATAAAAGAAGTGTTCAAGAAAGGAGCAACTTCTTTTTTTAGTAAAAGCAATGAAGAAAATAAAATCGTCGAGGCAGTTTTAACTACCTACAAAGGTGAATCTTGGATTGATCCACATATACACACAATAGTAGCAGAAGCTATGTGGGAATTTAATAACGAAATCCCTAGAGAAATAATTACAAAGCGCGAATACGATGTACTAAAATTACTAGCCAAGGGGCTTACCTACGAAGAAATGGCCAACAAGCTTTGCTTAGAAATTAGTACTGTGCGCTCGCACGCACACCGAATAATTAGTAAACTCGACAAACCAGAAGAAGGAGAGATAACAGAAAAATATAAACCCACTAGGGGGAAAGCTGTATGTGAGGCTCTCAGGTTGGGAATACTCAGTCCAGAAGATTTAACGGAAAAAATATACAAAGAAGCGAAAGAATTTGCTCCTAATTGCGATAAAAATAAATTTTTTGCTGCGTGATTATTTTTGATTGCTAGCATCAATGATACAGCCACCGGGATTCTTACCTTGGCGGCAAGTCCGAATAATACCAGCATTTCTCTTATAAATTTGCCGAGCATCACGCCCTTCTTTAGATTTAGCCCACTCTAGAAGTGTGGCATCTTCAGGCTTAAGATTAGCTGTAACAGGGGACTTACCACTAGATTGGGAAGCTATAGCCATATTGAAAGTAAAAGCCCCTATAGCCACACCCAACGCCAGAACGTAACCTAAAATAAGACTAATTTGAGCTAGCTTAAAGTTACTAACATCAAGTGAACCTAACCCAGTAGCTAAAGAAGAACTGGCATTTTGCTTCCTTATCAACTCTTGGGCTGCTTTAGCGATCGCACTCCTCTGCTGGACGATCGCTACCTCAGCAGCATCCTTGAGTGTCTTATCAACCTCCAACGTCCAGCCTGCTATCACAGTATCAAGTTTGCCAGGTAGCTGCATAATTGCGTATTGAGTAGTACCCATCTGAGCGTACAACTTAAACAAAGGATCGGATGGCTTCATTCCCGACTTAGCTATCAACACCTCAATATACTCTTTCTCTTTTTCTAACTCCTCTTTATTAGGGTTATTTTCTGTAGAAAAATTTGTAACTTTGCTCATAAAATAACCAATTAAAATAAAACAATAAAAATAATATAAAGCCTAAAAATTTTAAAAATGAGCTTGTTGTTGAGTTAATTCACTTCTGTCTCTTTTTAAACCTAAATACACTGGAGTAACCTTGTGATACATGACAGTATCATGAAAATTTTCTATCCAATTATATACTATAGAACGATATAGAACTTGCATATCTGACTCCGTAGTAATAGCCATACAATAAGGTAAATTTGTATCTTCTAAGTCTTGATAAACATAATCTTCAAGCTTTGGTAGTATCAGTTCTGTTCCTTTTAATTTGCTAATATCTTTCTGGATTTCAGTATCATCGTAGTACTTAAATAAGTTACCAAAATATTGGTTTTTAACTATTAGATAATCAGCCTGGATACCAACAAACTGATAGAGAAATTGTAAGTATTTAACACAATCTATACGATTAGAAATAGGATGTATAAAAGTAGTACGATAGCCCAAAGAATTTAAATTTTCTAAAAAAGATATCTCTTTCTCAAATCTGAAAAAATCTAATATATTTTGACCTGGCATATCAGTCAATGCTAAGTCAATTTCTGAAAACATCTCCAGTTCATTTAACAAAACATCAGAATCACCCCTATTAAGTCCCAAATGCTTAATATGAAAGCCTAATTTATCATATACTGATAACTTATTAGACAAGTCACCAGGAAATCGACCGTGGTAGAAAGCACGAATATTTAATTCATACTTCTTGTATAACTCTAAAAGCAATCTAGAAACTGTAGACTTGCCAACACGAGAGTCACCAATCGTAATCACAAATCTCTTTCTAAACATACTATGCTGTTTCTTGAGGTTGCTCTTGAGACTGCTGTTGAGTAAGTTTGTCTTTAATTACAAGTCTTGTTGCGTGTGATTCCCCCTCAGGCAATTTCTCGGAATCCAATCCCAATAGTTTATGAGCAGGTTGAAGTTTTTCTTCAAAATCTTTTAGCCACGAACCAACTCTTGCTCGAACTGAAATGGCAGCACCGAATTCTTTTGATAAAGCCTGACCAAATGTTAAGCTATTATCATCAATAAAATCATAACAATAATCCATTAAATCAGGCATCAAGACTTCAACTAAACCTTTTTTAAGTAATGTATTACGTATATCAGATGAGGTGTAACGGCCAAATTTATTTTCATCTCCAAAAAACAGGTTTTTAACAACTACATAATCAACTTTATCACCACAACATTCTTCATACAAAGCCTTTAAAATATTTACAGAATCACGAAGTCGATTGATAACCGATACCATAGTAACTCTGTAGCCAAGTTCATCTGCAAGGATGTCAAAAAAGGACAGTTCCTTTACAAATAACTCAAAAACACCTCCAGATTGTGCTGGCAGATCGAGCAGAACTAGTGGAAAATAATCTGCTTCCAAATCAATCAATAACTGGTCTGCTTTACCCTTATCAAAAACATTAATACAACGAATTAAGCCAGAATATTTTTCATAATGCCGATGTAGTTGATTGTTACGTTGGTCAGCATCATATGCAATACACCAAAGGTTTTTATCAATATAAAGTTGAAGTAAGGCTCGCGTAAATGTACTCTTGCCAACACCACCCTTGTCACCAGTAACAATTACAAGTCTTTTAATATTCTTATTAACTTGTTTTTGTTGATTATCCTTATTTAATTGATTTTTACCAGACATATAATTATTACCTTTATTATTGGTATGAGCCATATTAGCAATCACTAAAATCCAGGTTTCTTATTAAATTTGATAACCAATTGAGATAGGCAAACTTAAATCCAAAGTTTTGATAGAATAGTGTAATTATATATTAGCAATAAATCAAGTTAGTTCTGCTTGTAAAAGCAATTATAGTATCCCAAACCTGACTAATTAAAAAAACAAAGTAATATTCGATTTCTGACTAAAACTTTAGTATTAAAAGTAAAATTACTCGAAGTTTATTGATGTATAAACAATAATATTAAGACCAATAAAACTGTCCACGCTTGCTGCAAGAGCCACGAATACAACTCCTGGTTGCATATCAAACGTATCTGCTATAGCAAAAACCACCATCAGTACAAGTATCATGGTAGATGTGGGATAGAAGTTGATGCATCCTGGCGCAATAACTTTACCCAAACCAGTAGTTACAACTTGTAAGGTTAATATCCCACTAAATATTATTCAGGCAATTATCAAAGCTCATGCAGCTGCTGAAGCCGATATAAATAAACTTGCTACATAATATAAAGTTAGTATACAAGATGCAACAAATATTATCCTTCACTACGCTTAAATCATATATTTATTTTTAATAAAAGTGCATCATAGTAAAACTAACACTTTTTAATTTTATTTAACTAAATATTATCTAATTTTTTAAAAATTATTATTAAATAAATTGCCGCATTTATTACACACAATATAAAAATAATTAGTTATTAGGAGTAATTAAGCAAATAATTAATGAAATAAGGTATAGCATCACCGTCATGATCACTCTTGAGAATCTTGGTCATGATATGAGCAGGGGCAACTTGCGCGAGGCGGTTCACTATATTAACAACAAACTCGTTAGATGCGTTGCAGCCATCAAGGTATCTAATCAACGCATCAGCAGTTGCCTTAGTCATCTTGCCTGGGTCTTTTACCCCTGCTTCCAAAATAAAGTCATCATAAATAGCTTTCTCGCTATCAGTAGAATTTTCCTTGCAAGCTTGCTGGATAATTAACTCAGTCTGCTGTTGTTGGTTTAAAGTTGCCATAGTGATTATTAGATATTATTAATATATGACTTAGGCTATACCTTTGCCAAAGAAAGAAGATGAAAATAGGGTTTATATGGCAGAGTTTTTGTCTTCCACAACGACTTTACCAAGCTATAAAAATGTTAATCTTGACATATTGGGTGTTACTCGGATGGACAACTTTTACTAGTTGATTCGCCCAGATGATAATCGCCAATAGATTTTCTAAAAATGGCTAGGTCTGGATGAAGTATCAAATTGTGAGTCTGCGTTCACTACCATAATATATCTTTGAGCTACACATCTCGTCATATCTGTTAGATAATGTCAAGGTAGATTTAACTATTTCCAACCGCTATTTTAAAGCCAAACTTCATAACAGCAGTGCTTTCAAGATGACAAATATTTAACTAAAAGTCCGGAAATGCCATAATAAAAACACAAGTTTTCACGCGAGAGGAACAGCTATGACACATTATGTGTGCGATTTATATAGCAATACAAATTGGAATATTCCACCAGAAGAAGTCGCTGCTAGAACATTCAATACAGAACAAGAAGCAGGACAATGGTTTAAAGATAAATACTCTGGTAACAGTCTTGAATTTAGTGGCTTTCATGACACTGAACGCTACGTCACCAACTGGGTTTATTGCAACGGTAAAGAAGTTGGTGAAATCACAAAACGCCCTAGTTCCAATGAATTTTAACCCTAGACGGAATTAGAGAAATCTCATGTCTTAAAGGGTTAGGTATGTCAGAGGCGCGAAAAGCTTTACCGAAACTACGCAAGATGTTTTTGACAAATCCAGTTTCTCCCTTTGAGCCTTATTACTCCCCAACTAGGGCGTGTATGCAAAGTACAGTAATCTCGTAATGTGGAACGTGTAGTGTCCAAAACAGTATCACATTGATGGAAAAAATTTAGATGCGTTTGTTTTGGCGACGATACAGTCCTTTAAAAGGTTCAATAGAGCAAA from Chlorogloeopsis sp. ULAP01 includes the following:
- a CDS encoding HAMP domain-containing sensor histidine kinase, whose translation is MLYKILVIGRRRNQIVARIVDSLQQPSYVVITKSTIPNTLENIDLIVNATFKLATVYCPGKPVIKVVQSADDLNCASDFDDFLVYPFTPFELLRRVDLCLCRHTDYLRKLPQYLEILSHDVYHPLKAVNFVLGLAKAGNYSHSPEQLHSVLDTSCSTITTALGILAELKSELSLLSGRKIESINISQLLYSIHAQFLDYAIAQYINFTLLVEPEAVDICIYANYNHLWRMVCNLVVNAFKYTQWGGFVTIKLDVQVAGFLRLTVQDTGVGMTSIQLQQLNVDLGGISLGDSFSIISPEVLPTVDIFAANGKRFTQQKSLQATGDLDTKRSRKPYERISQSASSFMLNGTESHVTPVGLGLRTVKYVADCYQASVSVSSQVGEGSKFCVIFNLEANFQCYSTCKHLTCG
- a CDS encoding response regulator transcription factor, with the protein product MKHIKTVLVEDHHIFRLGLKAVLEGTNQIKVCGETGYGKEALSIIKNTDPDVVIVDVGLPDVSGIKVVEQIRNIYLNKIKIIIVTANRDKKAIKEVFKKGATSFFSKSNEENKIVEAVLTTYKGESWIDPHIHTIVAEAMWEFNNEIPREIITKREYDVLKLLAKGLTYEEMANKLCLEISTVRSHAHRIISKLDKPEEGEITEKYKPTRGKAVCEALRLGILSPEDLTEKIYKEAKEFAPNCDKNKFFAA
- a CDS encoding DUF6753 family protein, producing the protein MSKVTNFSTENNPNKEELEKEKEYIEVLIAKSGMKPSDPLFKLYAQMGTTQYAIMQLPGKLDTVIAGWTLEVDKTLKDAAEVAIVQQRSAIAKAAQELIRKQNASSSLATGLGSLDVSNFKLAQISLILGYVLALGVAIGAFTFNMAIASQSSGKSPVTANLKPEDATLLEWAKSKEGRDARQIYKRNAGIIRTCRQGKNPGGCIIDASNQK